One genomic region from Xenopus laevis strain J_2021 chromosome 2L, Xenopus_laevis_v10.1, whole genome shotgun sequence encodes:
- the or56a1.L gene encoding olfactory receptor 56A4, with the protein FLLDSLLDLEEYSLNYSSGMNSSLEFVLICFPEINSWHISGLLMFFLSVALVSNLTLLLVIAAEPRLHQPMYYFLAMLSFVDVLLCTVATPKVLTILWNEDNTISSAACFTQMFFIHLWSSMESSIFLVMAYDRYVAICQPLHYPTIFTNKLVAKASAFIIIRNLVFSLPLPLLAASLDYCFLRDIPHCFCENMSVETLSCSSYSASSIYSLVVFFVVGGADLLFIIFSYLVVLRVVVVSRSCSAAFKAFRTCSSHLILICFFYITIAITMVSNRAIQQIPRHIHVLLSLLHQLLPPALNPLVYGVMTKEIRQAISRLLGRIKVHPHLGA; encoded by the coding sequence tttcttttagacAGTTTGTTGGACCTGGAAGAATATTCCTTGAACTACAGTAGTGGAATGAACTCCTCTCTGGAATTTGTACTGATCTGTTTCCCAGAGATAAACAGCTGGCACATCTCAGGTCTTCTCATGTTCTTCCTCTCTGTTGCTCTTGTGTCCAACCTGACTCTGCTTCTTGTGATTGCTGCAGAACCAAGACTCCACCAGCCAATGTATTACTTCCTGGCTATGTTATCATTTGTAGATGTGCTCCTTTGCACAGTGGCTACTCCTAAAGTCCTGACCATCCTTTGGAATGAAGACAATACTATCAGCTCAGCAGCTTGTTTCACACAGATGTTCTTCATACATTTATGGTCATCTATGGAGTCATCTATATTTCTTGTGATGGCATATGATCGATACGTTGCTATCTGCCAACCTCTACATTACCCCACTATATTTACAAACAAACTGGTAGCCAAAGCAAGCGCATTTAtcattatcaggaaccttgtcTTCTCCTTGCCTCTTCCCCTACTAGCAGCTAGTCTGGATTACTGCTTCCTCAGAGACATTCCTCATTGCTTCTGTGAAAATATGTCAGTGGAAACGTTGTCCTGCAGCAGTTATTCAGCCAGTAGTATCTACAGCTTAGTGGTTTTCTTTGTAGTGGGAGGTGCAGACCTCCTGTTtatcattttttcatatttagtaGTTCTAAGGGTTGTGGTGGTATCTCGTTCCTGCTCTGCTGCCTTCAAAGCTTTCAGAACTTGCAGTTCCCATCTTatacttatttgttttttttatatcacgATTGCCATCACAATGGTTTCCAACCGAGCCATCCAACAGATCCCCCGCCACATACATGTGTTGCTCTCTCTCTTGCACCAACTTTTACCCCCAGCTTTGAACCCCCTTGTATATGGAGTTATGACAAAGGAGATCAGGCAAGCGATAAGTAGACTTCTAGGAAGGATTAAAGTGCATCCTCACCTTGGTGCTTAG